A window of the Odocoileus virginianus isolate 20LAN1187 ecotype Illinois chromosome 20, Ovbor_1.2, whole genome shotgun sequence genome harbors these coding sequences:
- the KMT2B gene encoding histone-lysine N-methyltransferase 2B isoform X2, protein MAAAAGGGSCPGPGSARGRFPGRPRGSGGGGGRGGRGNGAERVRVALRRGSGAAGPGGAEPGEDTALLRLLGLHRGLRRLRRLWAGPRIQRGRGRGRGRGWGPSRGCLLEEESSDGESDDEEFQGFHSDEDVAPSSLRSALRSQRGRAPRGRGRKHKTTPLPPPRLADVAPTPPKTPARKRGEEGTERMVQALTELLRRAQAPPAPRSRACESSTPRRCRGRPPGRPAGPCRKKQQAVVVAEAAVTIPKPEPPPPVVPVKHRTGSWKCKEGPGPGPGTPKRGGQSGRGGRGGRGRGRGRLPLVIKFVSKAKKMKMGQLSLGLESGQGQDQHEESWQDAPQGRAGSGQGEGPCWRKEQKLEEEGEEEKEEEDEEERAVAEEAMVLAEEKEEAKLPSPPLTPPAPPPPPSLPPPSASPPSPLCPPPPPVSPPPPPSPPPPRAPEEQEESPPPVVPATCSRKRGRPPLTPSQRAEREAARAGPEGTSPPTPVPSTATGGPLEDSPTVAPKSTTFLKNIRQFIMPVVSARSSRVIKTPRRFMDEDPPKPPKVEVSPTLRPPIATSPLAPQEPAPAPSPPRAPTPPSTPVPLPEKRRSILREPTFRWTSLTRELPPPPPAPPPAPPPLPAPVTPSRRPLLLRAPQFTPSEAHLKIYESVLTTPPLGAPEAPEPEPPPADDSPAEPEPRAVGRTNHLSLPRFAPVVATPIKAEMPSPGAPAPSSGQQPHAQLQQPLQALHTQLLPPALPPPQSLLQPQLQLQPPPQQAPPLEKARIAGLGSLPLSGVEEKMFSLLKRAKVQLIKIDQQQQQKVASLMPPSPGGQMEEVVGTVKQIPDRGSVKSEDESVETKRERPSGPESPVQGPRIKHVCRHAAVALGQARAMVPEDVPRLSALPLRDRQDLNAEDTSSASETESVPSRSQPGKVESAGPGGDSEPAGSGGTLAHAPRRSLPSHHGKKMRMARCGHCRGCLRVQDCGSCVNCLDKPKFGGPNTKKQCCVYRKCDKIEARKMERLAKKGRTIVKTLLPWDSDESPEASPGPPGPRRGAGAGGPREEVVAAPGPEEQDSFLLQRKSARRCVKQRPSYDIFEDSDDSEPGGPPAPRRRTPRENELPLPEPEEQSRPRKPTLQPVLQLKARRRLDKDALGPGPFASFPNGWTGKQKSPDGVHRVRVDFKEDCDLENVWLMGGLSVLTSVPGGPPMVCLLCASKGLHELVFCQVCCDPFHPFCLEEAERPLPQHHDTWCCRRCKFCHVCGRKGRGSKHLLECERCRHAYHPACLGPSYPTRATRKRRHWICSACVRCKSCGATPGKNWDVEWSGDYSLCPRCTQLFEKGNYCPICTRCYEDNDYESKMMQCAQCDHWVHAKCEGLSDEDYEILSGLPDSVLYTCGPCAGATHPRWREALSGALQGGLRQVLQGLLSSKVAGPLLLCTQCGQDGQQLHPGPCDLHAVSRRFEEGQYKSVHSFMEDVVGILMRHSEEGEMLERRAGGQTKGLLLKLLESAFGWFDAHDPKYWRRSTRLPNGVLPNAVLPPSLDHVYAQWRQQEPETPESGQPPGDPSTAFQGKDSAAFSHLEDPRQCALCLKYGDADSKEAGRLLYIGQNEWTHVNCAIWSAEVFEENDGSLKNVHAAVARGRQMRCELCLKPGATVGCCLSSCLSNFHFMCARASYCIFQDDKKVFCQKHTDLLDGKEIVNPDGFDVLRRVYVDFEGINFKRKFLTGLEPDAINVLIGSIRIDSLGTLSDLSDCEGRLFPIGYQCSRLYWSTVDARRRCWYRCRILEYRPWGPREEPVHLEAAEENQTIVHSPAPSSEPPDHVDPPPDTDVLIPRAPEHHPPVQNPDPPPRLDPSSAPPPAPRSFSGARIKVPNYSPSRRPLGGVSFGPLPSPGSPSSLTHHIPTVGDPDFPAPPRRSRRPSPLASRLPPSRRASPPLRTSPQLRVPPPTSVVRALTPTSGELAPPSRAPSPPPPPEDLGPDFEDMEVVSGLSAADLDFAASLLGTEPFQEEIVAAGAGGSSHGGLGDSSEEEAASPTPRYVHFPVTVVSGPALGPGALPGAPRIEQLDGVDDGTDSEAEAVQQPRGQGTPPSGPGAGRAGLIGAAGDRARPPEDLPSEIVDFVLKNLGGPGEGVAGPREEPHPPAPPLANGSQPPQGLPPNPADPTRTFAWLPGPPGVRVLSLGPAPEPPKPAASKIILVNKLGQVFVKMAGEGEPVSPPVKPPPLPPPMPPTTPTSWTLPPGPLLGVLPVVGVVRQAPPPPPPPLTLVLSSGPPSPPRQAIRVKRVSTFSGRSPPAPPPSKTPRLEEDGESLEDPPQGSGPCGSGFSRVRMKTPTVRGVLDLDDPGEPTAGESPRPLQDRSPLLPLPEGGPPRAPEGPPDLLLESQWHHYSGEASSSEEEPPSPEDKENQAPKRAGPHLRFEISSEDGFSVEAESLEGAWRTLIEKVQEARGHARLRHLSFSGMSGARLLGIHHDAVIFLAEQLPGAQRCQHYKFRYHQQGEGQEEPPLNPHGAARAEVYLRKCTFDMFNFLASQHRVLPEGATCDEEEDEVQLRSTRRATSLELPMAMRFRHLKKTSKEAVGVYRSAIHGRGLFCKRNIDAGEMVIEYSGIVIRSVLTDKREKFYDGKGIGCYMFRMDDFDVVDATMHGNAARFINHSCEPNCFSRVIHVEGQKHIVIFALRRILRGEELTYDYKFPIEDASNKLPCNCGAKRCRRFLN, encoded by the exons atggcggcggcggcgggcggcggcaGTTGCCCCGGGCCTGGCTCCGCGCGGGGCCGCTTCCCGGGCCGGCCGCGGGGctccggcgggggcgggggccgcgGCGGACGGGGCAACGGGGCCGAAAGAGTGCGGGTAGCTCTGCGGCGCGGCAGCGGCGCGGCGGGGCCGGGCGGAGCCGAGCCCGGGGAGGACACGGCCCTGCTCCGTTTGCTGGGACTCCACCGGGGCCTGCGCCGGCTCCGCCGCCTGTGGGCCGGCCCGCGCATTcagcggggccggggccggggccggggccggggctggggcccGAGCCGGGGCTGCCTGCTGGAGGAGGAGAGCAGTGACGGGGAGTCCGACGATGAG GAGTTTCAGGGTTTTCATTCAGATGAAGATGTGGCCCCCAGTTCCCTGCGCTCTGCGCTCCGATCCCAGCGAG GTCGAGCCCCCCGAGGTCGGGGCCGCAAGCATAAGACGACCCCCCTTCCGCCTCCTCGCCTAGCAGATGTGGCTCCTACACCCCCAAAGACTCCTGCGCGGAAACGGGGTGAGGAGGGCACAGAACGGATGGTGCAGGCACTGACTGAACTTCTCCGGCGGGCCCAGGCACCCCCAGCCCCCCGGAGCCGGGCATGTGAGTCCTCCACCCCCCGTCGGTGTCGGGGACGGCCCCCAGGACGGCCAGCAGGCCCCTGCAGGAAGAAGCAACAAGCAGTAGTGGTGGCAGAAGCAGCTGTGACAATCCCCAAACCTGAGCCCCCACCTCCTGTTGTTCCAGTAAAACACCGAACTGGCAGCTGGAAGTGCAAGGAGGGGCCCGGCCCAGGACCTGGGACCCCCAAGCGTGGAGGACAGTCTGGGCGAGGAGGCCGTGGAGGCAGGGGCCGAGGCCGAGGCCGGCTCCCCCTCGTGATCAAGTTTGTTTCAAAggccaaaaaaatgaagatgggaCAGTTGTCCTTGGGACTTGAATCAGGTCAGGGTCAAGATCAGCATGAGGAAAGCTGGCAGGATGCCCCCCAGGGAAGAGCTGGATCTGGGCAAGGAGAGGGCCCCTGCTGGAGGAAAGagcagaagctggaggaggagggagaggaggagaaagaagaggaagatgaggaagagagAGCTGTAGCTGAGGAAGCAATGGTGCtagcagaggagaaggaagaggcaaagCTGCCGTCACCACCCCTgactcctccagcccctccacctcctccatccCTGCCACCCCCCTCAGCATCTCCTCCATCCCCACTTTGCCCTCCCCCGCCACCTGTGTCGCCTCCCCCCCCACCATCCCCCCCACCGCCTCGTGCCCCTGAGGAGCAGGAAGAGTCCCCTCCTCCCGTGGTCCCAGCTACATGCTCGCGAAAGAGGGGCCGGCCTCCCCTGACTCCCAGCCAGCGGGCAGAGCGAGAAGCTGCTCGGGCAGGGCCAGAGGGCACCTCTCCTCCCACTCCAGTCCCCAGCACTGCCACAGGAGGCCCTCTGGAAGACAGCCCCACTGTGGCCCCCAAAAGTACCACCTTTCTGAAGAACATCCGACAGTTTATTATGCCTGTGGTGAGTGCCCGCTCTTCCCGTGTCATCAAGACACCCCGGCGATTTATGGATGAAGACCCCCCCAAGCCCCCAAAGGTGGAGGTCTCACCTACTCTACGGCCTCCCATTGCCACCTCCCCACTGGCCCCCCAGGAACCAGCACCAGCCCCCTCTCCGCCCCGTGCCCCAACTCCTCCATCTACCCCAGTCCCACTCCCTGAGAAGAGACGGTCCATCCTAAGGGAACCCACATTTCGCTGGACCTCACTGACCCGGGaactgccccctcctccccctgctcctccaccggccccacccccacttcctgccCCTGTCACTCCTTCCCGGAGGCCCCTGCTCCTTCGGGCCCCTCAGTTTACCCCAAGTGAAGCCCACCTGAAGATCTACGAATCGGTGCTTACTACTCCTCCTCTTGGGGCCCCTGAAGCCCCTGAGCCAGAGCCGCCTCCTGCCGATGACTCCCCAGCTGAGCCTGAGCCTCGGGCAGTGGGCCGCACGAACCACCTCAGCTTGCCTCGATTTGCCCCTGTGGTCGCCACTCCTATTAAGGCTGAGATGCCCTCCCCTGGGGCTCCAGCTCCAAGCAGTGGGCAGCAGCCTCACGCTCAGCTGCAGCAGCCCCTGCAGGCCTTGCACACCCAGCTGCTGCCCCCAGCACTACCACCACCGCAGTCACTGCTGCAGCCACAGTTACAGCTGCAGCCGCCGCCACAGCAGGCGCCACCACTGGAAAAGGCCCGGATCGCAGGCCTGGGGTCCTTACCACTGTCTGGTGTGGAGGAGAAAATGTTCAGCCTCCTCAAGAGAGCCAAGGTGCAGCTAATCAAGAttgaccagcagcagcagcagaaagtgGCGTCTTTGATGCCG CCCAGCCCTGGAGGGCAGATGGAGGAGGTTGTGGGGACTGTCAAGCAGATCCCAGATAGAGGTTCTGTCAAGTCGGAAGATGAATCAGTGGAAACTAAGAGGGAGAGACCATCG GGTCCCGAGTCCCCTGTGCAAGGCCCCCGCATCAAACATGTGTGCCGTCACGCTGCTGTGGCCCTGGGTCAGGCCCGGGCCATGGTGCCCGAAGACGTCCCCCGCCTCAGCGCTCTCCCTCTCCGGGATCGGCAGGACCTCAACGCGGAGG ATACGTCATCAGCATCTGAGACCGAGAGCGTCCCATCCCGGTCCCAGCCAGGAAAGGTGGAGTCAGCAGGGCCCGGGGGAGACTCAGAGCCTGCAGGGTCTGGAGGGACCCTGGCACACGCACCCCGGCGCTCACTGCCCTCCCATCACGGCAAGAAGATGCGTATGGCACGGTGTGGACACTGTCGGGGCTGCCTGCGTGTGCAGGACTGTGGCTCCTGTGTCAACTGCCTGGACAAGCCCAAGTTTGGGGGCCCCAACACCAAGAAGCAGTGCTGTGT ATACCGGAAGTGTGACAAGATAGAGGCTCGGAAGATGGAACGGCTGGCCAAAAAAG GCCGGACGATAGTGAAGACGCTGTTGCCCTGGGATTCCGATGAATCTCCTGAGGCCTCCCCTGGTCCTCCAGGCCCACGCCGGGGGGCGGGAGCTGGGGGGCCCCGGGAGGAGGTGGTGGCCGCCCCAGGGCCCGAGGAGCAGGACTCCTTCCTACTGCAGCGCAAGTCAGCCCGGCGCTGCGTCAAACAGCGACCCTCCTATGATATCTTCGAGGACTCGGATGACTCAGAGCCCGGGGGTCCCCCTGCTCCTCGGCGTCGGACCCCCCGGGAGAATG AGCTGCCACTGCCAGAACCAGAGGAGCAGAGCCGGCCCCGCAAACCCACCCTGCAGCCTGTGTTGCAGCTCAAAGCCCGAAGGCGCCTGGACAAG GATGCTTTGGGTCCTGGCCCTTTCGCCTCTTTTCCCAATGGCTGGACTGGAAAACAAAAGTCTCCAGATGGTGTGCACCGAGTTCGTGTGGATTTTAAG GAGGATTGTGACCTGGAGAATGTGTGGCTGATGGGTGGCCTAAGCGTACTCACCTCCGTGCCAGGGGGACCACCCATGGtgtgcttgctgtgtgccagcaAAGGCCTGCATGAG CTGGTGTTCTGCCAGGTCTGCTGTGACCCTTTCCACCCATTCTGCCTGGAGGAGGCCGAGCGGCCCCTGCCCCAACATCATGACACTTGGTGCTGCCGCCGCTGCAAGTTTTGCCATGTCTGTGGGCGCAAAGGCCGGGGATCCAAG CACCTCCTGGAGTGTGAGCGCTGCCGCCATGCTTACCACCCAGCCTGTCTGGGGCCCAGCTACCCAACCCGGGCCACACGCAAACGGCGCCACTGG ATCTGCTCAGCCTGCGTGCGCTGTAAGAGCTGTGGGGcaactccaggcaagaactgggaCGTCGAGTGGTCGGGAGATTACAGCCTCTGCCCCAGGTGCACCCAGCTCTTTGAGAAAG GAAACTACTGCCCGATCTGCACACGCTGCTATGAAGACAATGACTACGAGAGCAAGATGATGCAGTGTGCACAGTGTGACCACTGGGTGCACGCCAAGTGTGAGGGGCTCTCAG ATGAAGACTACGAGATCCTTTCAGGGCTGCCAGACTCGGTGCTGTACACCTGTGGGCCGTGTGCTGGGGCCACGCATCCCCGCTGGCGAGAGGCCCTGAGTGGGGCCCTGCAGGGGGGCCTGCGCCAGGTGCTTCAGGGCCTGCTGAGCTCCAAGGTGGCAGGCCCACTGCTGCTGTGCACCCAG TGTGGGCAGGATGGACAGCAGCTGCACCCAGGGCCCTGTGATCTGCACGCTGTGAGCCGGCGCTTCGAGGAGGGCCAGTACAAGTCTGTG CACAGCTTCATGGAGGATGTGGTGGGCATCCTGATGAGGCACTCTGAGGAAGGAGAGATGCTGGAGCGCCGGGCTGGAGGCCAGACCAAGGGGCTCCTACTGAAG CTGCTAGAGTCTGCGTTTGGCTGGTTCGACGCCCACGACCCCAAGTACTGGCGACGGAGTACCCGGCTGCCCAA CGGAGTCCTTCCCAATGCTGTGTTGCCCCCATCCCTGGACCACGTCTACGCTCAGTGGAGGCAGCAGGAACCAGAGACCCCAGAATCAGGGCAGCCTCCAGGGGATCCCTCAACAG CTTTCCAGGGCAAGGATTCAGCTGCTTTCTCACATCTGGAGGACCCCCGTCAGTGTGCGCTCTGCCTCAAATACGGGGATGCGGACTCTAAG GAGGCGGGACGGCTTCTGTACATTGGGCAGAATGAGTGGACACACGTCAACTGTGCCATTTGGTCAGCCGAAGTGTTTGAAGAAAACGACGGCTCCCTCAAAAACGTGCATGCTGCTGTGGCTCGAGGGAGGCAGATG CGCTGTGAGCTCTGCCTGAAGCCTGGTGCTACGGTGGGCTgctgcctctcctcctgcctcagcaaCTTCCACTTCATGTGCGCCCGGGCCAGCTACTGCATCTTCCAGGATGACAAGAAGGTGTTCTGCCAGAAACACACAGACCTGTTGGATGGCAAG GAGATCGTGAACCCTGATGGTTTTGATGTTCTCCGCCGAGTCTACGTGGACTTTGAGGGCATCAATTTCAAGCGAAAGTTCTTGACGGGGCTTGAACCTGATGCCATCAATGTGCTCATTG GTTCCATCCGGATCGACTCCTTGGGCACTCTCTCTGACCTCTCAGACTGTGAGGGACGGCTCTTCCCCATTGGCTACCA GTGCTCCCGTCTGTACTGGAGCACAGTAGATGCCCGGCGGCGCTGCTGGTATCGGTGCCGGATCCTGGAGTATCGGCCGTGGGGGCCAAGGGAAGAGCCAGTTCACCTGGAGGCAGCAGAAGAGAACCAGACCATTGTGCACAGTCCTGCCCCTTCCTCAG AGCCCCCAGATCATGTGGACCCCCCGCCAGATACAGATGTCCTTATCCCTAGAGCTCCTGAGCACCACCCACCTGTTCAGAATCCGGACCCCCCACCTCGGCTGGATCCAAGCAgcgcccctcctccagccccccgCTCCTTCTCGGGGGCTCGAATCAAAGTGCCCAACTACTCACCATCCCGGAGGCCCTTGGGGGGTGTGTCCTTTggacccctgccctcccctg GAAGTCCATCTTCTCTGACCCACCACATCCCTACAGTGGGAGACCCGGACTTCCCAGCTCCCCCGAGACGCTCCCGTCGCCCCAGCCCTCTGGCTTCCAGGCTGCCACCTTCACGGCGGGCCTCTCCCCCTCTCAGAACCTCTCCTCAGCTCAGGGTGCCCCCTCCTACCTCAGTCGTTAGAGCCCTCACACCTACCTCAGGGGAGCTGGCTCCCCCTAGCCGGGCCCCGTCTCCTCCACCACCCCCTGAAGACCTGGGCCCAGACTTTGAGGACATGGAGGTCGTATCAGGACTGAGTGCTGCTGACCTGGACTTTGCGGCCAGCCTGCTGGGGACTGAGCCCTTCCAGGAAGAGATCGTGGCTGCGGGGGCCGGGGGTAGCAGCCACGGGGGCCTGGGGGACAGCTCAGAGGAGGAGGCCGCCAGCCCCACCCCCCGCTACGTCCACTTCCCTGTGACTGTGGTGtctggccctgccctgggccccgGTGCCCTCCCCGGAGCCCCCCGCATTGAACAGCTGGACGGAGTGGATGATGGCACCGACAGCGAGGCCGAGGCAGTCCAGCAGCCTCGGGGCCAGGGGACTCCTCCTTCAGGGCCAGGAGCAGGCCGGGCGGGGCTCATCGGGGCTGCAGGGGACAGGGCCCGACCTCCCGAGGACTTGCCGTCAGAAATCGTGGATTTTGTGTTGAAGAACCTaggggggcctggggagggggttgCTGGACCCAGAGAGgagccccaccccccagcacctCCCCTGGCCAATGGCAGCCAGCCCCCTCAGGGCCTGCCCCCTAACCCAGCTGACCCCACCCGGACGTTTGCCTGGCTCCCTGGACCCCCAGGGGTCCGGGTATTGAGCCTGGGCCCTGCCCCTGAGCCCCCAAAACCTGCCGCATCCAAGATCATCCTTGTCAACAAGCTGGGGCAGGTGTTTGTAAAGATGGCAGGGGAGGGTGAACCTGTCTCACCCCCAGTGAAGCCACCgcctctgcctcctcccatgCCCCCCACGACCCCCACTTCCTGGACTCTGCCCCCAGGACCCCTGCTGGGTGTGTTGCCAGTAGTAGGGGTGGTCCGCcaagccccgcccccacccccccctccGTTGACGCTGGTGTTGAGCAGTGGGCCCCCCAGCCCACCCCGCCAGGCCATCCGTGTCAAAAGGGTGTCCACCTTCTCTGGCCGTTCTCCACCAGCACCTCCACCAAGCAAGACTCCCCGGCTGGAGGAAGATGGAGAGTCCTTGGAGGACCCCCCCCAGGGTTCAGGGCCTTGTGGCAGTGG GTTCAGCCGAGTGAGGATGAAAACGCCCACCGTGCGTGGAGTTCTTGACCTGGATGATCCTGGGGAGCCCACTGCGGGGGAAAGTCCGAG GCCCCTCCAGGACCGGTCCCCTCTGCTGCCACTTCCTGAAGGTGGTCCTCCCCGGGCCCCTGAGGGTCCCCCTGACCTGCTGCTTGAGTCCCAGTGGCACCACTACTCAG GTGAGGCTTCAAGCTCCGAGGAAGAGCCTCCATCCCCAGAGGACAAAGAGAACCAGGCCCCTAAACGGGCTGGCCCACACCTGCGTTTCGAGATCAGCAGTGAGGATGGGTTCAGCGTAGAGGCAGAAAGCTTGGAAG GGGCGTGGAGAACTCTGATTGAGAAGGTGCAAGAGGCCCGAGGGCATGCCCGGCTCAGACATCTCTCCTTCAGTG GAATGAGTGGGGCAAGGCTCCTGGGCATCCACCACGATGCTGTCATCTTCCTGGCAGAGCAGCTGCCCGGGGCTCAGCGCTGCCAGCACTACAAGTTCCGCTACCACCAGCAGGGAGAGGGCCAGGAGGAGCCACCCCTGAACCCCCATGGGGCAGCCCGCGCTGAGGTGTATCTCCG CAAGTGCACCTTTGACATGTTCAACTTCCTGGCCTCCCAGCACCGGGTGCTTCCTGAGGGAGCCACCTGTGACGAGGAAGAGGATGAGGTGCAGCTCAGGTCAACCAG ACGTGCCACCAGTCTGGAGCTGCCCATGGCCATGCGCTTTCGCCACCTCAAGAAGACATCCAAAGAGGCTGTGGGTGTCTACAG ATCTGCCATCCACGGGCGGGGCCTGTTCTGTAAGCGCAACATCGATGCTGGTGAGATGGTCATTGAGTACTCTGGTATTGTCATTCGCTCTGTGCTGACTGACAAGCGGGAGAAGTTCTATGATGGGAAG GGCATTGGGTGCTACATGTTCCGCATGGATGACTTTGACGTGGTGGACGCCACCATGCATGGCAATGCCGCCCGATTCATCAACCACTCGTGTGAGCCCAATTGCTTCTCTCGAGTCATCCATGTGGAGGGCCAGAAGCACATCGTCATCTTCGCCCTGCGCCGCATCCTGCGTGGTGAGGAGCTCACCTATGACTACAAGTTCCCCATTGAGGATGCCAGCAACAAGCTGCCCTGCAACTGTGGCGCCAAGCGCTGCCGTCGCTTCCTTAACTGA